In Desulfovibrio sp. UCD-KL4C, a single genomic region encodes these proteins:
- a CDS encoding biotin--[acetyl-CoA-carboxylase] ligase, whose amino-acid sequence MITRITIVSGKDESPIPKVTPEQLFQAHPLWARDIERFGPWNSEEDECRTYSTWLSGARAGRPIAICGSCLSSLDVAWRLNSLEDLPEWGSVLAVEQNTGRGQVRREWISPPGNIYGAIKWPGLATGAPGEFRPVWARILPLIVGYLACRALKDIGVETQLKWPNDLLKDGKKIGGILIEERESTILVGIGLNTASAPEREQLRPDHAVSAACINTEEMQLGPLETWIHFVDYFKSQFDSIISMQEPEEFLKILADQLVWFGEEVKIVDGPKDVSVGRICGLSADGGLIIEKDGVQHTVYSGSVMPL is encoded by the coding sequence ATGATTACAAGAATTACCATTGTCAGCGGCAAAGACGAAAGTCCAATTCCAAAAGTAACACCTGAACAGCTTTTTCAAGCTCATCCTTTATGGGCTAGAGATATAGAACGTTTTGGGCCGTGGAATAGTGAAGAAGATGAGTGCAGAACTTATTCAACGTGGTTATCAGGGGCCAGAGCAGGCAGGCCTATAGCTATCTGCGGCTCTTGTCTTTCAAGTCTTGATGTTGCGTGGCGTCTTAATTCTTTGGAAGATCTACCTGAGTGGGGAAGCGTTTTGGCTGTTGAGCAGAACACTGGACGCGGCCAAGTCAGGCGGGAGTGGATTTCACCTCCTGGTAATATTTACGGCGCAATCAAGTGGCCTGGACTTGCGACTGGGGCTCCTGGTGAATTTCGGCCTGTATGGGCAAGAATTTTACCTCTAATTGTTGGTTATCTTGCCTGCCGTGCTCTTAAAGATATAGGTGTTGAAACACAACTTAAGTGGCCTAATGATCTTTTGAAAGATGGTAAAAAAATTGGCGGGATTCTTATTGAAGAGCGTGAATCGACAATTCTGGTGGGGATAGGTTTAAATACCGCTTCTGCGCCTGAAAGAGAGCAACTCCGTCCTGATCATGCAGTTTCTGCTGCATGTATTAATACTGAAGAAATGCAGCTTGGGCCGCTTGAAACTTGGATTCATTTTGTAGATTATTTTAAAAGTCAGTTTGATTCGATTATTTCAATGCAGGAGCCCGAAGAATTTCTTAAAATATTGGCTGATCAGTTAGTTTGGTTTGGTGAAGAAGTTAAGATAGTGGATGGGCCGAAAGATGTTTCTGTAGGGCGTATATGCGGTCTTTCTGCTGATGGTGGGCTGATTATTGAGAAAGACGGAGTCCAGCATACTGTATATTCTGGAAGTGTTATGCCTCTCTAG
- a CDS encoding TVP38/TMEM64 family protein produces the protein MKNKILILILLASGIIIFFAFDLDRFLTLNYLKNSRQDFHAFYDLHPFSSIFAFFLIYVAIVGLNLPGAAILGLAGGALFGFTLGVITISFASSLGATLACFFSRYLFRDYVQRKFGDKLEKVNNGIKSEGSFYLFTMRLIPAIPFVVINLVMGLTPMRLRTFYWVSQVGMLPGTIVFVNAGKEIGKITSVSDIVQPSVIISFMVLGIFPFFIRKAVSFVKARNTNKTS, from the coding sequence ATGAAAAATAAAATATTAATACTTATATTATTGGCGTCTGGAATAATTATATTTTTTGCCTTTGATCTTGATAGATTTCTAACCTTGAACTATTTAAAGAACTCAAGGCAGGATTTTCACGCTTTTTATGATTTGCATCCATTTAGTTCGATCTTTGCCTTTTTTTTAATTTATGTTGCCATTGTAGGTCTTAATTTACCGGGGGCTGCTATACTTGGCCTCGCCGGAGGAGCTCTTTTCGGTTTTACTCTCGGCGTGATAACCATTTCATTTGCAAGTTCTCTCGGGGCTACACTTGCTTGTTTTTTTTCCCGTTATTTATTTAGAGACTATGTTCAACGGAAGTTTGGAGATAAGCTGGAAAAAGTAAACAACGGGATTAAAAGCGAAGGTTCATTCTATTTATTCACAATGCGCCTTATTCCGGCTATTCCTTTCGTTGTTATTAATCTGGTTATGGGGCTTACTCCTATGCGGCTTCGAACTTTTTACTGGGTTTCTCAGGTAGGAATGCTACCCGGTACAATAGTTTTTGTTAATGCTGGAAAAGAGATTGGTAAAATTACTTCTGTCTCTGATATCGTTCAGCCAAGTGTAATAATTTCTTTTATGGTTTTAGGAATTTTCCCATTTTTTATCCGAAAGGCAGTTAGCTTTGTAAAAGCAAGAAACACTAATAAAACTTCATAA
- a CDS encoding PEP/pyruvate-binding domain-containing protein, with product MAGKKEDVGTAKKSEIESPKKKQAVKQLEQKMVLAGSDIVRIGEDAELLVGGKNYNTALISQVEGIRAPQFRAISSLAFHKLLDETKVHASLVRAVVDSEYNAVDWNSEDVNSDSEFIQNFVRSIATVIKEEAKKHSETLIQLRTFINNVVEGFATSPEGIDQLRKRSVLVQSAILSVDLPKEVDEAVKSAYLSICKDAGLENEPVAVRSSAAGEDSRKKAFAGLQDTYLNIIGEENCAEAYHWDCASAYNLRSMTYRREAILDAVTLAENTGDASIAEIAKKEWAIENTSLSVCLMRMINPIISGTAFSADTATGCRGTDRKDLVSIDASYGLGEAVVGGMVTPDKFYVFQRDDGSEVVVRNMGNKDKKIVYSENGGTKVEKVQPNEIYRWALSLAQAEEVAKGVRSISLAYEGMIMDTEFCLDAADRLWFVQARPETRWNEEFADHPSTIFMRRLEVDPKALVSAEVLLEGNGASRGAGQGTVKYLRSALELNKINKGDILAAARTDPDMVPGMRIAAGIMADVGGDTSHAAITSRELGIPAIIGIQRLEILRSLDGQEVTVDGSRGKVYRGLLPLREVGGTIDTAKLPATRTKVGLILADVGQSLFLSRLREVPDFEVGLLRAEFMLGNVGVHPLALEAYDNGTLDKLIQDKLDELDARLTLVMRSQLDSGLISLNINLREYVGALTGLSLEMDALANGENARGTEEVLAMHRKLRDLDKKLDNYLEHAAESLYILKTSVKIEEHVKAVLGLQHGVEENADSRFIYRRFESSDEISDMVNKAVKNSIVIELNEKIKALREEVARKMGLKSEMDEVQTLRKRIFELLQSRGLRSGKENYIQTLSQGLALFSMAFYGKDIIYRTTDFKTNEYHNLLGGLLFENHEDNPMLGYRGVSRDVHDWELEAFKLARGVFGGKNLHLMLPFVRTIEEARSMKRYLSQVHHLESGKDGLKLILMAEIPSNAILSKEFIKEVDGFSIGSNDMTQLVLGTDRDNSRLKHIYDEEDPAVVWAILSTIFTGQKFGKKIGFCGQGVSNSVILRGVVCIAGIVSASVVPDTYYQTKLDMAAVEAENIKVSELGKWINAKHFENLANLMEGNGYGHIIKKYNTPEDLEDWYEGEIRRLNEQLRDNIDTPKEDFYRQEMNTFRGTFHKAVIYSAWNWSQTVEDAMHHAGFATFEEQEVALAKQYSKKW from the coding sequence ATGGCTGGCAAAAAGGAAGACGTTGGTACCGCTAAGAAATCAGAGATTGAATCTCCTAAAAAAAAGCAGGCAGTAAAACAGCTTGAACAAAAAATGGTTTTGGCTGGTTCTGATATTGTCAGAATTGGAGAGGATGCAGAACTTTTAGTTGGTGGTAAAAACTATAATACAGCACTTATTAGTCAAGTTGAAGGTATCAGAGCTCCGCAGTTTAGAGCTATTTCATCTTTGGCTTTTCATAAACTGCTTGATGAAACAAAGGTTCATGCAAGTCTGGTAAGAGCTGTTGTCGACAGCGAGTATAATGCTGTTGATTGGAATAGCGAAGACGTTAACAGTGATTCAGAATTTATACAGAATTTTGTCCGCTCTATTGCCACGGTTATTAAAGAAGAAGCTAAAAAACATTCTGAGACTTTAATTCAGTTAAGAACTTTTATTAATAACGTTGTTGAAGGTTTTGCTACATCTCCGGAAGGCATTGATCAGCTTCGTAAACGGTCTGTTCTTGTTCAAAGTGCTATTTTGTCTGTTGATCTTCCAAAGGAAGTTGATGAAGCAGTTAAGTCTGCTTATCTGTCTATTTGTAAAGATGCAGGACTTGAAAATGAACCTGTTGCTGTCAGATCTTCCGCTGCGGGTGAAGACAGTCGTAAGAAAGCCTTTGCCGGACTTCAGGATACTTATTTAAATATTATTGGCGAAGAGAACTGCGCTGAAGCTTACCATTGGGATTGCGCTTCCGCTTACAACCTCCGAAGCATGACTTATCGCCGTGAAGCAATTCTAGACGCTGTGACACTTGCTGAAAATACCGGAGATGCGTCTATTGCAGAAATAGCCAAAAAAGAATGGGCTATTGAAAATACATCGTTGTCAGTCTGTCTGATGCGCATGATTAATCCGATTATCTCCGGTACAGCTTTTAGTGCTGATACTGCGACTGGTTGTCGCGGAACAGACCGCAAGGACCTTGTTTCTATTGATGCCAGTTACGGTCTTGGTGAAGCTGTTGTCGGCGGAATGGTTACTCCTGATAAATTTTATGTTTTTCAGCGTGATGATGGTTCAGAAGTTGTCGTCCGTAATATGGGAAACAAAGACAAAAAGATTGTTTACAGCGAAAATGGTGGAACCAAAGTTGAAAAGGTTCAGCCCAATGAAATCTATCGCTGGGCTTTGTCACTTGCTCAGGCTGAAGAAGTTGCTAAAGGTGTTCGCTCAATAAGTTTGGCCTATGAAGGCATGATCATGGATACTGAATTCTGTCTCGACGCAGCAGACAGACTATGGTTTGTGCAGGCTCGCCCTGAAACACGCTGGAACGAAGAGTTCGCAGATCATCCAAGTACAATCTTTATGCGCAGGCTGGAAGTTGATCCGAAAGCGCTTGTATCGGCGGAAGTACTCCTTGAAGGTAATGGAGCTTCCCGCGGAGCAGGTCAGGGGACAGTGAAATATCTGCGTTCAGCTCTTGAACTTAATAAAATTAATAAAGGTGATATTTTAGCCGCTGCCCGTACTGATCCTGATATGGTTCCTGGAATGCGTATTGCCGCAGGTATTATGGCCGACGTAGGCGGTGATACCAGTCATGCCGCAATTACTTCTCGTGAGCTTGGAATTCCGGCAATCATCGGTATTCAGCGTCTTGAAATTCTACGCTCCCTAGATGGGCAGGAAGTAACTGTTGATGGTTCCAGAGGTAAAGTTTATCGCGGGTTGCTTCCTTTGCGTGAAGTAGGTGGAACTATTGATACCGCAAAACTTCCTGCAACAAGAACAAAGGTAGGACTTATCCTTGCTGATGTAGGGCAGTCACTTTTCCTCTCGCGTCTTAGAGAAGTTCCTGATTTTGAAGTCGGTTTGCTTAGAGCTGAGTTTATGCTCGGTAACGTCGGAGTACATCCACTCGCCCTTGAGGCATATGATAACGGGACTCTTGATAAACTAATTCAAGATAAACTCGATGAACTTGATGCAAGACTTACTCTTGTCATGAGGTCTCAGCTTGATTCCGGTCTTATTTCTCTGAATATAAATCTTAGAGAGTATGTTGGAGCGCTTACTGGGCTTAGTCTTGAAATGGATGCACTTGCCAATGGTGAAAACGCTAGAGGGACTGAAGAAGTTCTTGCTATGCACCGCAAGCTCAGAGATTTAGACAAAAAATTAGATAACTATTTAGAACATGCAGCAGAAAGTCTCTATATCTTGAAGACTTCTGTTAAGATTGAAGAACATGTTAAAGCTGTTTTAGGTCTTCAGCACGGCGTTGAAGAAAATGCTGATTCACGCTTTATTTATAGACGTTTCGAATCTTCTGATGAAATATCAGACATGGTTAACAAAGCTGTTAAAAATTCGATTGTTATTGAACTTAACGAAAAAATTAAAGCATTACGTGAAGAAGTTGCTCGCAAAATGGGCCTTAAATCTGAAATGGACGAAGTTCAGACTTTACGAAAACGTATTTTTGAGCTTTTGCAGTCGCGCGGGTTACGATCTGGTAAAGAGAATTATATCCAGACCTTATCACAAGGTCTTGCTCTGTTTTCCATGGCTTTTTATGGCAAAGATATCATTTACCGGACTACAGATTTTAAAACAAATGAATATCATAACCTGCTTGGCGGGCTCCTCTTTGAAAATCATGAAGATAATCCGATGCTCGGCTACCGAGGCGTTTCCAGAGATGTTCATGATTGGGAACTTGAAGCTTTTAAACTTGCTCGAGGCGTTTTTGGTGGAAAGAATTTACACCTGATGCTTCCGTTTGTCAGAACCATTGAAGAAGCAAGAAGTATGAAGCGTTACCTTTCTCAGGTTCATCATCTTGAATCCGGTAAAGACGGCTTAAAGCTAATTCTAATGGCTGAAATACCAAGTAATGCTATTCTCAGTAAGGAATTCATTAAAGAAGTTGATGGGTTCTCCATCGGTTCGAATGATATGACTCAGCTAGTTTTGGGAACGGACAGAGATAATTCCAGATTGAAGCATATTTATGATGAAGAAGATCCCGCCGTTGTATGGGCGATTCTTTCGACCATCTTCACAGGGCAGAAATTTGGAAAGAAAATTGGATTCTGCGGTCAGGGGGTCTCAAATAGTGTTATTCTGCGCGGAGTTGTCTGCATTGCAGGTATTGTCTCAGCTTCTGTTGTGCCAGATACGTATTATCAGACAAAACTTGATATGGCGGCTGTCGAGGCTGAAAATATCAAGGTTAGTGAACTTGGTAAGTGGATTAATGCAAAACATTTTGAGAATCTTGCAAACTTGATGGAAGGGAATGGTTACGGACATATTATTAAGAAATACAATACACCGGAAGATCTGGAAGATTGGTATGAAGGTGAAATAAGAAGGCTTAATGAACAACTTCGTGACAACATTGATACTCCGAAGGAAGATTTTTATCGTCAGGAAATGAATACCTTCCGTGGAACATTTCATAAAGCTGTAATCTATTCTGCATGGAATTGGTCACAGACTGTCGAGGATGCCATGCACCATGCAGGTTTTGCTACTTTTGAAGAACAGGAGGTTGCTTTAGCAAAGCAATATTCTAAGAAATGGTAG